A stretch of Aerococcaceae bacterium zg-252 DNA encodes these proteins:
- a CDS encoding AAA family ATPase encodes MKAYTIDTEFDASDKYIVDNVIARKSITLIVASPKKGKTALGLNLGICINEGIDFLENKVRKTKVVYYCNELSGRLIQERIRRLGIPCSSSMKFYEGTSYVDFDEFERIVKADRDLGYEVFIVDTFSKIKYDRKYNANDYNDTYEVMAKYY; translated from the coding sequence TTGAAAGCATATACGATAGATACTGAGTTTGATGCCTCTGATAAGTATATAGTGGATAACGTCATTGCAAGAAAAAGTATTACTTTGATAGTAGCTTCTCCTAAAAAAGGAAAGACTGCATTGGGATTAAATCTTGGTATATGTATCAACGAAGGAATTGATTTTCTTGAAAATAAAGTTAGAAAAACAAAGGTTGTTTACTATTGTAACGAACTTTCTGGAAGGCTAATTCAAGAAAGAATTAGAAGACTAGGCATACCTTGTTCAAGCAGCATGAAATTCTACGAGGGAACAAGTTATGTAGACTTTGATGAATTTGAAAGAATCGTTAAAGCAGATAGGGATTTGGGTTATGAAGTATTTATTGTAGATACCTTTTCTAAGATAAAATATGACAGAAAATATAATGCCAATGATTACAATGACACCTATGAGGTTATGGCAAAGTATTATTAG
- a CDS encoding site-specific integrase — MSASKYKERGTWKIYLRYVDWQGVKQIHIKRGFATKREALEYEREFLSSKSRDLNMLFESFVEIYLSDLKPRIKYNTYLTKVHIIETKIIPYFAKKSIAEITAPDILQWQNELLKKSDGEGKQYSQTYLRTIQNQLNAILNHANKYYGLTSNPAHKTTKMGKSKAQEMLFWTKEEYEKFAESVKSKPASYYAFEILYWCGIREGELLALTKDDFDIEKKTLTISKSFQRLKGKDYITSPKTEKSNRVIQLPQFLCDEMADFFGMFYHLDSKARLFNFTKSYLHHEMDRACKLSGVKRIRVHDLRHSHVAYLIEQVFSPVVIAERLGHESISITLNYAHLYPSKQLEIIEMIEKERN, encoded by the coding sequence GTGTCAGCAAGCAAGTATAAAGAAAGAGGTACCTGGAAAATTTATTTGAGGTATGTTGATTGGCAAGGAGTAAAACAAATCCATATAAAACGTGGATTCGCTACAAAGAGAGAGGCATTGGAATATGAAAGGGAGTTTTTATCGAGTAAGTCAAGAGATTTGAATATGTTATTTGAATCCTTTGTTGAAATCTATTTGAGTGATTTAAAGCCGAGGATTAAATACAACACTTATTTGACAAAGGTTCATATTATAGAAACGAAAATAATACCATACTTTGCTAAAAAATCTATAGCTGAAATAACAGCTCCGGATATTTTACAATGGCAAAATGAATTGCTTAAAAAGTCAGATGGTGAGGGGAAACAATATTCTCAAACTTACTTAAGAACAATTCAGAATCAACTAAATGCAATTCTTAATCATGCCAATAAGTATTATGGCTTAACAAGTAATCCTGCTCATAAAACTACTAAGATGGGAAAATCAAAGGCACAGGAAATGTTATTTTGGACTAAAGAGGAATATGAAAAATTCGCTGAAAGTGTTAAGAGCAAACCTGCCTCATACTATGCTTTTGAGATACTTTATTGGTGCGGTATTAGAGAAGGTGAATTGCTTGCACTTACAAAAGACGATTTTGATATTGAGAAGAAAACTCTAACTATTAGTAAATCATTTCAAAGGTTAAAAGGAAAAGATTACATTACATCTCCAAAGACAGAAAAAAGCAATAGAGTAATTCAATTACCACAATTTCTATGTGATGAAATGGCAGACTTCTTTGGAATGTTTTATCATCTGGATTCAAAGGCGAGACTATTTAATTTTACAAAATCATATTTACATCATGAAATGGATAGAGCTTGTAAGTTATCAGGAGTAAAACGAATTAGAGTTCATGATTTAAGACATTCTCATGTTGCTTATTTGATAGAGCAAGTTTTTTCTCCTGTGGTAATTGCAGAAAGATTAGGTCATGAAAGTATCTCGATAACCTTAAACTATGCACATTTATATCCGTCAAAGCAGTTGGAAATCATTGAAATGATAGAGAAAGAAAGGAATTAA
- a CDS encoding helix-turn-helix transcriptional regulator: MNNKTVSERLKYLRSINKKTQKEFAEFLGIPQPSMSAYENDKNNPTIDVLIDIADKCKVSLDWLAGRSDYTLGLSSMRDFVLFMYELAMKKEIGFEIIVEDKFPNNDIETDENKWNVKLVFYGNDKEHAFNADVCNILKELSDNLFDLESYSITKEQFDSMKNKSIEYYSLPLTQKEFEELSRDEILKKRIEYLKENNLL, from the coding sequence ATGAATAATAAAACTGTATCGGAACGATTGAAATATCTTCGTTCTATAAATAAAAAAACACAAAAGGAGTTTGCAGAATTTTTAGGAATACCTCAACCGTCAATGTCTGCTTACGAAAATGATAAAAATAATCCTACAATAGATGTGCTGATAGATATTGCCGATAAATGCAAAGTATCTTTAGATTGGCTTGCCGGAAGAAGTGACTATACTTTAGGTCTTTCAAGCATGAGAGATTTTGTATTATTTATGTATGAACTGGCAATGAAAAAAGAAATCGGATTTGAAATAATTGTGGAAGATAAATTCCCCAATAATGACATTGAAACCGATGAAAATAAATGGAATGTTAAGCTTGTGTTCTATGGTAATGATAAAGAACACGCTTTTAATGCTGATGTATGCAATATCCTAAAAGAGTTGTCTGATAACCTGTTTGACTTGGAATCCTACTCCATTACAAAAGAGCAGTTTGATTCTATGAAAAATAAATCTATAGAGTATTATTCTCTACCGCTAACACAGAAAGAATTTGAAGAACTGTCAAGAGATGAGATTCTGAAAAAGAGAATTGAATACTTGAAAGAAAATAATTTGTTATAG
- a CDS encoding transposase: MFELLLQIDPILEKAYSLVDQYILFNSHIDFPHRKLAEIDAFISDFYNSGIPEMVQFGKLLSRWKIEICNSFTVINGVRLSNAFAESSNGRLKI; encoded by the coding sequence TTGTTTGAATTACTATTACAAATTGATCCCATTTTAGAAAAAGCATATAGCTTAGTGGATCAATATATCCTCTTCAATTCTCACATCGATTTTCCTCATAGAAAACTCGCTGAGATTGATGCTTTTATTAGCGATTTCTACAATTCTGGCATCCCTGAAATGGTGCAATTTGGAAAATTATTAAGCAGGTGGAAGATAGAAATTTGTAATTCTTTTACGGTGATTAATGGTGTTAGGTTATCCAATGCTTTTGCCGAATCGTCTAATGGCAGATTAAAAATTTAG
- a CDS encoding transposase — protein sequence MYTFEDNKLLIAHLLNLPFQEIDTITTIDSSSISCVLKNTHSACPFCHSTHVYSKGFYKKSFTIPYQHSNIKNIILNIKRFKCQECLHSFSNSTGLPPRNFITSYPTIEAIMTSLKKENQTFKSIADNFHVSETTVKRYFDKYYHPPKFQFPSVLCLDEIYVPSLTIRSNYLTVMYDFENKKLIDVLPSRTKEDLHRFLTFLC from the coding sequence ATGTATACTTTTGAAGATAATAAATTATTGATTGCTCATTTATTAAATTTGCCCTTTCAAGAAATCGATACGATTACCACCATTGATTCATCCTCTATTTCTTGTGTGTTAAAAAATACTCATTCAGCTTGTCCCTTTTGTCATTCTACTCATGTTTATAGTAAAGGTTTCTATAAAAAATCTTTTACCATTCCTTACCAACACTCTAATATTAAAAATATCATTCTTAATATTAAACGTTTTAAATGCCAAGAATGTCTCCATTCTTTCTCTAACAGTACGGGATTACCCCCCAGAAATTTCATTACATCTTACCCTACAATTGAGGCGATTATGACTAGTCTAAAAAAAGAAAATCAGACGTTTAAATCAATCGCTGATAACTTTCATGTGTCTGAAACAACCGTTAAACGGTATTTTGACAAATATTATCATCCACCTAAATTTCAATTTCCTTCCGTTCTTTGCTTAGATGAAATCTATGTTCCATCGTTAACTATTCGTTCTAATTACCTAACTGTCATGTATGATTTTGAAAATAAAAAATTAATCGATGTCCTTCCTTCTAGAACAAAAGAAGACCTACACCGTTTTTTGACCTTTCTCTGCTAA
- the dinD gene encoding DNA damage-inducible protein D produces the protein MPNLKAKEHKKFEDIKYVRKDGSEYWSARELAAVLDYSQWRNFQKVIDRAMIACENSGHEIEYDFAEVSKIVEAGATSKSIKDYELTRYACYLIVQNGDPRKEVIALGQTYFAIQTYRQEITDHFNQLDEDRRRLVVRGDIKQWNQLLVETAHDAGVITNEEFAIFQNAGYMGLYGGLDVEDIHDRKGLTARQKILDYMGSTELIANLFRISQTEEKLRKDKIEGVEAATKVHYSVGKEVRSAIEKIGGTMPEDLPVPEKSIQQIEKEQMKRLKDKAKKGKLMLDE, from the coding sequence ATGCCAAATTTAAAAGCAAAAGAACATAAAAAATTTGAAGATATAAAATATGTTCGGAAAGACGGAAGTGAGTATTGGAGTGCAAGAGAACTTGCTGCTGTACTGGATTATTCCCAATGGCGAAACTTTCAAAAGGTCATTGATAGAGCAATGATTGCCTGTGAGAATAGTGGACATGAAATAGAATACGATTTTGCTGAGGTCAGCAAAATCGTGGAAGCTGGTGCTACAAGCAAGTCTATAAAAGATTATGAACTTACGAGATATGCTTGCTATTTGATTGTGCAAAACGGCGACCCGAGAAAAGAAGTGATTGCACTTGGACAAACCTATTTTGCCATACAAACATATCGTCAAGAAATAACTGACCATTTTAATCAGCTTGATGAAGATAGAAGAAGACTTGTTGTTCGTGGAGATATTAAACAGTGGAATCAACTTTTGGTAGAAACAGCACATGATGCAGGAGTTATAACAAATGAAGAATTTGCTATATTTCAGAATGCAGGCTATATGGGTTTGTACGGTGGGTTAGATGTAGAAGATATACATGACAGAAAAGGCTTAACCGCAAGACAAAAAATTTTGGATTATATGGGAAGCACCGAATTGATTGCTAATTTATTTAGAATTTCACAGACCGAAGAAAAGTTAAGGAAGGACAAAATTGAAGGTGTAGAAGCTGCAACAAAGGTTCATTATTCAGTAGGAAAAGAAGTGAGAAGTGCTATTGAAAAAATTGGAGGTACTATGCCGGAAGATTTGCCTGTTCCGGAGAAAAGTATTCAACAGATAGAAAAAGAGCAGATGAAGCGTCTAAAGGATAAAGCTAAAAAAGGCAAATTGATGTTGGATGAATAA
- a CDS encoding DUF3173 family protein, whose protein sequence is MVQQGYTLYDNRRLGRVSSTAVEKVLGCKLHD, encoded by the coding sequence ATGGTACAACAAGGGTATACTTTATACGATAATAGACGGCTTGGAAGAGTCTCGTCTACTGCCGTTGAAAAGGTTCTTGGTTGTAAGTTACATGACTAG
- the guaA gene encoding glutamine-hydrolyzing GMP synthase: MTQMEKIVVLDFGSQYNQLITRRLREIGVFSELLPNDTTAEQIKAEGNVIGVVFSGGPHSVYAEDAFTVDPAIFELGIPVLGVCYGMQLTTHLFGGTVESAPTREYGTAEIDVHQVNHGLFKGLAEKENVLMSHGDRITKIPEGFVVTASNSHTPFAAFEHTERQIYGVQFHPEVRHTVHGYDMLRNFAFDICGAKGDWSMENFIEIEIAKIREKVGNRKVLLGLSGGVDSSVVGVLLQKAIGDQLTSIFVDHGLLRKGESDQVMEALGGKFGLNIIRVDAKERFLSKLSGVSDPEQKRKIIGNEFVYVFDDEAAKLEGVDFLAQGTLYTDIIESGTKTAQTIKSHHNVGGLPEDMQFELIEPLNTLFKDEVRALGTALGMPDSIVWRQPFPGPGLGIRVIGEITEEKLEIVRESDAILREEIANAGLERDVWQYFTVLPGFRSVGVMGDGRTYDYTIGIRAVTSIDGMTSDFARIPWDVLQKISARIVNEVAHVNRVVYDITSKPPATIEWE, encoded by the coding sequence ATGACACAAATGGAAAAAATTGTTGTTTTGGATTTTGGAAGTCAATATAATCAGTTAATTACACGCCGTTTACGTGAAATAGGTGTTTTTAGTGAACTTTTACCGAATGATACGACTGCTGAACAAATTAAAGCAGAGGGAAATGTTATCGGTGTTGTCTTTTCAGGTGGCCCACATAGTGTATATGCAGAAGATGCGTTCACAGTTGACCCTGCTATTTTTGAGCTAGGGATTCCAGTTTTGGGTGTCTGCTATGGTATGCAGTTAACGACCCATTTATTTGGTGGGACGGTGGAATCAGCACCTACTCGTGAATACGGTACGGCTGAAATTGACGTACATCAAGTCAATCATGGTTTGTTTAAAGGTTTAGCTGAAAAAGAAAATGTGCTGATGAGTCATGGGGACCGTATTACAAAAATTCCAGAGGGATTTGTGGTGACAGCGAGTAATTCGCATACACCGTTCGCAGCTTTTGAACATACTGAACGTCAAATTTATGGTGTTCAATTTCACCCAGAAGTAAGACATACGGTGCATGGCTACGATATGTTGCGTAATTTTGCTTTTGATATTTGTGGGGCAAAAGGCGATTGGTCAATGGAAAACTTTATCGAAATTGAAATTGCAAAAATTCGTGAAAAAGTCGGAAATCGTAAAGTATTATTAGGATTATCAGGTGGAGTAGATTCCTCAGTTGTTGGGGTATTATTACAAAAAGCGATTGGTGACCAGTTAACGAGTATTTTTGTCGACCATGGTTTGTTGCGAAAAGGTGAAAGTGACCAAGTTATGGAGGCCTTAGGTGGTAAATTTGGTTTAAATATTATTCGTGTTGATGCGAAAGAGCGTTTCTTGTCGAAATTGAGTGGTGTTAGCGACCCTGAGCAAAAACGTAAAATTATTGGTAATGAGTTCGTGTATGTTTTCGATGATGAAGCAGCTAAATTAGAGGGTGTAGACTTTTTAGCACAAGGAACTTTATATACGGACATTATCGAGTCGGGTACTAAGACGGCTCAGACGATTAAATCGCATCATAATGTCGGTGGTTTACCAGAAGATATGCAATTTGAATTAATCGAACCATTGAATACATTATTTAAAGATGAAGTTCGTGCCTTAGGAACGGCTTTAGGTATGCCAGATAGCATCGTTTGGCGTCAACCATTCCCAGGTCCAGGATTAGGAATTCGTGTCATCGGTGAAATTACTGAAGAAAAACTTGAAATTGTTCGTGAATCAGATGCTATTTTACGAGAAGAGATTGCAAATGCCGGTTTAGAACGTGATGTATGGCAATATTTTACTGTGCTACCAGGATTTAGAAGTGTCGGTGTTATGGGAGATGGTAGAACTTATGATTATACTATCGGTATCCGTGCTGTTACTTCAATTGACGGTATGACTAGCGATTTCGCTCGAATTCCTTGGGATGTTTTACAGAAAATCAGTGCCCGTATCGTAAACGAAGTCGCTCATGTAAACCGAGTGGTGTATGATATTACAAGCAAGCCGCCAGCTACGATAGAGTGGGAATAA
- a CDS encoding type I pantothenate kinase: MPLFKRFSRTEWQALRQSGQSVTKLDQLSKLVSLNDRLSANDVQEVYGPLVDYIDMVYQNKQLFSAAKQSFLLGNTEKKMPTFVIGICGSVAVGKSTTARVLHQLLEKFYPEKQIAYMTTDGFLYPNEELERRNLMRRKGFPESYDMNRLLEFMKQVKIGDAAIQYPIYSHSIYDIVPNQFETLHRPDILIVEGINVLQLPQNQEIYVSDFFDLSIYVDAEQSLIRQWYIERFDMHMDLAKHDSSNYYHEMSQWPRNQAHQYARKIWREINLVNLVEHILPTRDRADVIMHKTNNHFVDAIYVRKY; this comes from the coding sequence ATGCCACTTTTTAAACGATTTTCACGGACTGAATGGCAAGCATTACGTCAATCAGGACAATCCGTTACAAAATTAGATCAGCTTTCAAAACTTGTCTCATTAAATGATCGTCTTTCTGCCAATGATGTGCAAGAAGTTTATGGACCTTTAGTTGATTATATTGATATGGTGTATCAAAACAAGCAATTATTCTCAGCTGCAAAACAATCATTTTTATTAGGAAACACCGAAAAGAAAATGCCTACTTTTGTGATTGGTATTTGTGGGAGTGTCGCAGTTGGAAAAAGTACGACAGCTCGAGTATTGCATCAATTATTAGAAAAATTCTATCCAGAAAAACAGATTGCGTATATGACGACAGACGGTTTTTTATATCCGAATGAAGAATTGGAACGTCGTAATTTAATGCGTCGTAAAGGATTTCCTGAGAGTTATGACATGAATCGTTTGCTCGAATTTATGAAACAAGTGAAAATAGGTGATGCTGCGATTCAATATCCGATTTATTCACATTCGATTTATGATATTGTACCCAATCAATTTGAAACATTGCATCGGCCAGATATTCTCATTGTCGAGGGAATTAATGTGTTGCAGTTACCACAAAACCAAGAAATTTATGTGAGTGATTTTTTTGATTTATCAATTTACGTTGACGCTGAACAGTCGCTCATTCGTCAATGGTATATCGAACGTTTTGATATGCACATGGATTTGGCGAAACACGATTCAAGCAATTATTATCATGAAATGAGTCAATGGCCACGCAATCAAGCACATCAATATGCCCGTAAAATATGGCGTGAAATCAACTTGGTCAACTTAGTGGAGCATATTTTACCGACACGTGACCGAGCTGATGTGATTATGCATAAGACGAACAATCATTTTGTTGATGCAATTTATGTTCGGAAGTATTAA
- the mvk gene encoding mevalonate kinase — protein sequence MGEHAVVYDYPAIALPFPAIAVQATVTLNPNQENYLTCHYYTGPLNQAPQHLDNIQTAIQLTLDTFQLGNPALNITITSEIPQERGMGSSAAVTVAVVRAIADLYNLTLSDYQLHFIVNQAEVIAHQSTSGLDTLMTSTYAPVIYRKSRAPHAFDLSLSAYLVVADSGQAGQTKSAVQHVALLRKHKPHFVDQAMQAIGNFVQQAYDKIAQGNAIELGKLMTYNHYYLNQLGVSNSHLDKIVNAAWMAGALGAKLTGGGRGGCLIALAETKSAAKRIAKAMRDAGAVQTWHLNLETGANN from the coding sequence ATGGGCGAGCACGCAGTAGTCTATGATTACCCTGCGATTGCCCTACCATTTCCTGCCATTGCCGTTCAAGCAACGGTGACCCTGAATCCAAACCAAGAAAATTATTTAACTTGTCACTATTATACAGGGCCACTCAACCAAGCACCCCAACATTTAGATAATATCCAAACGGCAATTCAATTGACTTTGGATACTTTTCAACTTGGTAATCCAGCATTAAACATTACCATTACCAGTGAAATCCCACAAGAACGTGGTATGGGGTCATCAGCAGCTGTAACAGTCGCAGTAGTACGTGCTATTGCTGATTTATACAATTTAACATTGAGCGATTACCAATTACATTTTATTGTCAATCAAGCCGAAGTGATTGCACATCAATCAACCAGTGGCCTCGACACCTTGATGACTAGCACTTATGCTCCTGTCATCTACCGAAAAAGTCGTGCCCCACATGCTTTTGACTTATCGCTATCTGCCTATCTCGTGGTCGCTGATAGTGGTCAAGCTGGACAAACAAAATCAGCCGTACAACATGTTGCCCTATTGCGTAAACACAAACCACATTTCGTCGACCAAGCGATGCAAGCAATCGGTAACTTTGTCCAACAAGCCTATGATAAAATTGCTCAAGGTAATGCGATTGAGTTAGGAAAATTAATGACCTATAATCACTACTACTTAAACCAACTAGGTGTATCCAACTCACACTTGGATAAAATTGTAAATGCAGCGTGGATGGCAGGTGCTTTAGGTGCAAAATTAACCGGTGGTGGTCGTGGCGGCTGTTTAATCGCCTTGGCTGAAACAAAATCAGCTGCTAAACGTATCGCCAAAGCAATGCGTGATGCCGGTGCTGTTCAAACATGGCACTTAAACTTAGAAACAGGTGCTAATAATTAA
- the mvaD gene encoding diphosphomevalonate decarboxylase, whose amino-acid sequence MSQGKFRAHTNIALIKYWGKRNAELFLPVTSSLSLTLDAFYTDTKVTLKPEELVDTFYLDGQLQSEAATKNVTKFVERFRALSGNSAAVQVESWNHVPTAAGLASSASAYAALACACNQAFGLELDAKALSIIARQGSGSASRSLFGGFVEWHKGDGDVSESSYAEPIDAADWDIAMLVIVINRQAKKISSRIGMEQTMETSPFYALWPQEVEHDLQEIKQAIQAKNFEKVGQIAEHNAMKMHATTLAANPSFTYWEPESLRAIQVIQSMREDLGFQCYITMDAGPNVKVLCPASQLDALRGQLLSHFAAEQLITALPGPAPYALPLDVE is encoded by the coding sequence ATGAGTCAAGGAAAATTTCGTGCCCATACCAATATTGCCCTCATTAAATATTGGGGAAAACGCAATGCAGAATTATTTTTACCAGTAACTAGCAGTTTATCACTCACACTTGATGCCTTTTATACCGATACCAAAGTCACATTAAAGCCCGAAGAATTAGTAGATACCTTTTACTTAGACGGACAACTTCAGTCTGAGGCAGCAACAAAAAATGTGACAAAATTCGTTGAGCGTTTTCGTGCTTTGAGTGGAAATTCAGCTGCTGTCCAGGTCGAAAGCTGGAATCATGTTCCGACCGCAGCAGGACTTGCATCTTCTGCATCTGCCTATGCAGCACTCGCTTGTGCTTGCAATCAAGCATTCGGACTAGAACTAGATGCAAAAGCCTTATCAATTATTGCACGTCAAGGTTCAGGTAGTGCTAGTCGTAGTTTATTCGGTGGTTTTGTTGAGTGGCATAAGGGTGACGGCGATGTGTCGGAATCGAGTTATGCTGAACCTATTGATGCAGCAGACTGGGACATTGCGATGCTCGTCATCGTCATCAATCGTCAAGCAAAGAAAATTAGTAGCAGAATCGGCATGGAACAAACAATGGAAACTTCACCTTTTTACGCACTATGGCCACAAGAAGTAGAACATGATTTACAAGAAATAAAACAAGCAATTCAAGCGAAAAACTTTGAAAAAGTCGGACAAATCGCTGAGCACAATGCAATGAAAATGCACGCAACCACACTAGCTGCCAATCCAAGTTTTACTTATTGGGAACCTGAATCATTAAGAGCCATTCAAGTGATTCAATCAATGCGTGAAGATTTAGGATTCCAATGTTATATCACAATGGATGCTGGTCCAAATGTTAAAGTGCTTTGTCCAGCTAGCCAACTAGACGCTTTACGTGGTCAATTACTATCACATTTTGCAGCCGAGCAATTAATTACGGCTTTACCTGGTCCTGCACCTTACGCACTTCCTTTAGATGTGGAGTGA
- a CDS encoding phosphomevalonate kinase: MMKQTTVRVPGKLYIAGEYAVLESGEPAIIVAVDAYLSCCLNENADFHQSRWTSSLYPNNSFYYQHQNQLIPKQWQYVYQAVKMAETYLTELGIAIKSYDLHFDSELISNEGAKYGLGSSGAVTIATIKAILTHHHCPFTPLELYKLATLASLKVSQKGSFGDIAACVFGGWVLYRSFDRKWLFEEMKHTISYTSLIQQTWPMLEINSLAIHSDIQLMIGWTQSPASTEHHVQYFDQARQAQSDDYRYFIKESRALVETLASALIQGDFATINITLQLLKQLLNRISAQWQLGIETSELTQLITIANAHYFAAKTSGAGGGDCGIAIGHKATDIQALIHQWQQHKIVPLTLSVAPNQTS, translated from the coding sequence ATGATGAAACAAACGACTGTTCGTGTTCCTGGCAAATTATATATTGCAGGCGAGTATGCCGTCTTGGAATCCGGTGAACCAGCCATTATTGTTGCTGTTGACGCATACTTGTCTTGTTGTCTTAATGAAAATGCAGACTTTCATCAAAGTCGGTGGACTTCGTCCTTATATCCAAATAATTCTTTTTATTATCAACATCAAAATCAGTTGATTCCGAAACAGTGGCAATATGTTTATCAAGCCGTCAAAATGGCAGAAACTTATTTAACTGAATTAGGTATTGCGATTAAGTCTTATGATTTACATTTTGACAGTGAATTGATTTCAAATGAGGGAGCAAAATACGGACTGGGCTCCAGCGGGGCCGTCACCATTGCGACAATTAAAGCAATTTTAACGCATCATCACTGTCCCTTTACACCACTTGAACTCTATAAACTGGCTACACTCGCCTCACTCAAGGTGTCGCAAAAAGGCAGTTTCGGCGATATTGCCGCCTGCGTTTTTGGCGGTTGGGTCTTGTATCGTTCCTTTGACCGTAAATGGCTATTTGAAGAAATGAAACACACTATCTCTTATACATCTCTTATTCAACAAACATGGCCAATGCTCGAAATCAACTCTCTTGCGATTCATTCAGATATTCAATTGATGATTGGTTGGACGCAATCCCCTGCCAGCACAGAGCATCATGTGCAATATTTTGACCAAGCTCGGCAGGCACAAAGTGATGACTATCGCTATTTTATAAAAGAAAGTCGAGCATTAGTAGAAACACTAGCATCAGCCTTAATCCAAGGGGATTTTGCTACAATTAATATAACACTTCAATTACTAAAACAATTGCTAAACCGAATTTCTGCACAATGGCAGCTCGGCATTGAAACATCTGAATTAACTCAATTGATTACGATTGCGAACGCACATTATTTTGCAGCTAAAACATCAGGTGCTGGTGGTGGCGACTGTGGTATCGCAATCGGTCACAAAGCGACTGACATACAAGCATTAATTCATCAATGGCAACAACATAAAATCGTGCCCTTGACGCTTTCAGTCGCACCCAATCAAACTTCGTAG
- a CDS encoding type 2 isopentenyl-diphosphate Delta-isomerase, with translation MLKSQLPTYSQQRKDDHVEQALTQQQQHTHSQFESIRFVHHSFAPLAIEDISISTEWANHQHTLPFYINGMTGGSEKTKHYNQQLAQLAHHTGLAMASGSVSGALSDSSVADSFTIIRKENPNGFVMANLGAHHSVENAKRAVDLLQANALQIHLNVPQEIVMPEGDRNFKSWLPNIEAIVKSLDVPIIVKEVGFGMSQETIQQLINVGVTTIDISGRGGTNFIAIENHRRDHLDFQSLINWGQTTPEALLEASPYMDKTTILASGGINDFSDIIKALALGAQAVGLSGRFLHMVHTNGVEKSIIQVNEWTEAIQQMMLLLGARTIKDLHQTDLVLPPELAHWAQARGIDWQQFAVRSQKKLL, from the coding sequence ATGTTAAAATCACAACTACCCACTTACTCACAACAACGTAAAGATGACCATGTAGAGCAAGCATTAACCCAGCAACAACAGCATACCCACTCTCAATTTGAGTCTATTCGTTTTGTACATCACTCATTTGCACCACTTGCTATTGAAGATATTTCAATCAGTACTGAATGGGCGAATCATCAACATACACTGCCCTTTTATATTAATGGCATGACAGGCGGATCTGAAAAAACCAAGCACTATAACCAACAATTAGCACAACTAGCTCATCATACAGGTCTTGCAATGGCATCTGGTTCTGTCAGTGGTGCATTAAGCGATTCTTCGGTTGCAGATTCCTTTACAATCATTCGTAAAGAAAATCCTAATGGCTTTGTTATGGCAAATCTCGGTGCACACCACTCCGTTGAAAATGCCAAACGTGCAGTTGATTTACTACAAGCCAATGCCTTACAAATCCATTTAAATGTTCCACAAGAAATTGTCATGCCAGAGGGTGACCGTAATTTTAAATCATGGCTACCAAACATTGAAGCGATTGTTAAATCATTAGACGTCCCTATTATTGTTAAAGAAGTAGGCTTTGGAATGAGCCAAGAAACCATTCAACAATTAATTAATGTAGGTGTCACTACTATTGATATCAGTGGACGTGGTGGCACGAACTTCATCGCCATTGAAAATCATCGTCGTGACCATTTAGATTTCCAATCGCTCATCAATTGGGGGCAAACAACACCTGAAGCATTACTTGAAGCTAGTCCCTACATGGACAAAACGACGATTTTAGCAAGTGGTGGTATTAATGATTTTTCAGATATTATCAAAGCACTAGCACTCGGTGCACAGGCAGTTGGGCTGTCTGGTCGATTCTTGCATATGGTACATACGAATGGCGTTGAAAAATCAATTATTCAAGTAAATGAGTGGACAGAAGCCATTCAACAGATGATGCTACTACTCGGTGCACGCACGATTAAAGACCTACATCAAACTGATTTAGTTCTGCCACCAGAACTAGCTCACTGGGCACAAGCACGTGGGATTGACTGGCAGCAGTTTGCGGTTCGGAGTCAGAAGAAATTATTATAG